Proteins encoded in a region of the Thermocaproicibacter melissae genome:
- the pta gene encoding phosphate acetyltransferase, whose translation MDFMEKIIERAKADKKTIVLPEGTDKRVVTAAAEVLKQGIANVILLGNKKEIKAVAEGLDLTGAKIIDPANTPLHDDYAKTFYEMRKAKGMTPEKADEMMRDATYFGVMMVKKGAADGMVSGACHSTADTLRPALQIVRTAPDSKLVSGFFLISVPNCEYGENGTFVFADCGLNINPNADELSEIAIASAKSFKALVGAEPKVAMLSFSSYGSGKDALVDKVVEATKLAKEKAPDLLLDGELQADAALVPSVGASKAPGSKVAGHANVLVFPDLNVGNICYKLVERLAKANAYGPILQGIAKPVNDLSRGCKAEDIVGVIAITAVQAQNN comes from the coding sequence ATGGACTTTATGGAAAAAATCATTGAGCGCGCAAAAGCGGACAAGAAAACCATTGTCCTGCCAGAAGGCACCGACAAGCGCGTTGTAACCGCTGCAGCCGAAGTGCTGAAACAGGGTATTGCCAATGTGATTCTGCTTGGCAACAAAAAGGAAATCAAGGCTGTCGCCGAGGGACTGGACCTCACCGGCGCAAAGATTATTGATCCGGCGAACACTCCGCTCCATGACGACTATGCAAAGACTTTTTATGAAATGCGCAAAGCAAAGGGCATGACCCCGGAAAAAGCTGACGAAATGATGCGTGATGCCACTTATTTTGGCGTCATGATGGTGAAAAAGGGCGCGGCAGACGGCATGGTCTCCGGCGCTTGCCACTCCACGGCAGACACACTCCGTCCGGCGCTGCAGATTGTCCGCACCGCTCCGGATTCCAAGCTCGTTTCCGGCTTCTTCCTCATCTCCGTTCCGAACTGCGAATACGGCGAAAACGGCACCTTTGTGTTTGCAGACTGCGGCCTCAACATCAACCCGAACGCGGACGAGCTTTCCGAAATCGCCATTGCTTCGGCAAAATCTTTCAAAGCCCTCGTCGGCGCAGAGCCGAAGGTTGCCATGCTTTCGTTCTCCAGCTACGGCAGCGGCAAGGATGCGCTTGTTGACAAAGTTGTGGAAGCAACGAAGCTCGCAAAAGAAAAAGCTCCTGACCTCCTGCTCGACGGCGAGCTGCAGGCAGACGCGGCGCTTGTTCCGTCGGTCGGCGCTTCCAAGGCTCCGGGCAGCAAGGTTGCCGGCCACGCAAACGTGCTGGTATTCCCTGACCTGAATGTCGGCAACATCTGCTACAAGCTCGTGGAACGTCTTGCAAAAGCAAACGCCTACGGCCCAATCCTCCAGGGCATCGCAAAACCGGTCAATGACCTCTCCCGCGGCTGCAAGGCTGAGGACATTGTCGGCGTCATTGCCATCACCGCCGTACAGGCCCAGAACAACTAA